The following coding sequences lie in one Rutidosis leptorrhynchoides isolate AG116_Rl617_1_P2 chromosome 6, CSIRO_AGI_Rlap_v1, whole genome shotgun sequence genomic window:
- the LOC139855610 gene encoding probable caffeoyl-CoA O-methyltransferase At4g26220 — protein sequence MAPQKPTVESKGLLQTPDLYKYILETNVYPREPEPLKHLRARSATHPQAIMGTTPDAGQLISLLLKLSGAKRAIEVGVFTGYSLLLTALSIPDDGKIVAIDLDRNAYEVGKPFIEKAGVGHKIEFIESEAKVALDKLLEDHDNKGSFDFAFVDADKENYINYHEQVMKLLKVNGIVVYDNTLWLGSVANKSEDLVYPDFKGFKEGRVATINFNKSLAADSRIEISMVPLGDGITICRRLY from the exons ATGGCACCACAAAAGCCAACAGTTGAATCCAAAGGCTTACTGCAAACTCCTGACTTATACAAG TACATCTTGGAGACCAATGTGTACCCTCGTGAACCAGAACCTTTAAAGCATCTTAGAGCTCGTAGTGCAACACACCCACA GGCAATTATGGGTACAACACCGGATGCAGGCCAATTGATCTCTCTTTTGTTGAAGCTTAGTGGAGCTAAAAGGGCGATAGAAGTAGGAGTTTTTACTGGTTACTCACTTCTTTTAACTGCGCTATCGATTCCGGATGATGGAAAG ATTGTGGCTATAGATTTGGATCGGAATGCATACGAGGTTGGAAAACCGTTTATTGAAAAAGCTGGAGTAGGGCACAAGATTGAGTTCATTGAATCGGAGGCAAAAGTAGCTCTTGATAAATTACTTGAAGAT CATGATAACAAAGGAAGCTTTGACTTTGCTTTTGTGGATGCGGATAAAGAAAACTACATCAACTATCACGAGCAAGTTATGAAACTGTTGAAGGTCAACGGGATTGTGGTGTATGACAACACGCTCTGGTTAGGATCGGTTGCTAATAAGTCTGAAGATTTGGTTTATCCTGATTTCAAAGGGTTCAAGGAAGGGAGGGTCGCCACTATCAATTTTAACAAATCACTCGCTGCTGACTCTCGTATTGAAATCTCTATGGTTCCCTTGGGTGATGGTATCACCATTTGCAGACGTTTATACTAG